Proteins encoded by one window of Arachis ipaensis cultivar K30076 chromosome B04, Araip1.1, whole genome shotgun sequence:
- the LOC107635176 gene encoding chromatin assembly factor 1 subunit FAS1 isoform X2, translating into MSSFINSSQSSLQMAEPMLIDLDAKLHPSKDPKPNRPRNGWSRKKVTSMLQNLKTAEEKQAFVESLEKELEGLFSYYREVMDQKVSIELGECGSRNGVVAALMEESELPLSKLVDEIHDKLKNGDNAAAVEQVTHASVKSSVLILGQRMMYGVANADADILEDQSESCFWCWETRDMKLIPKSVRGQFVVRRTCRKRIHERITAVSEMISSMKNLESERNYNQGILKASTKLGKAITEADIRLLVDGLFQKNSIDMDKKKANLEEKLLVKKLEKNRRESEKEKGSTTSEMKREMQPGLDSKLLQGEAQNDEKSGEKRKPQKQADEAVKSQRRREKEEAELKKKRSIQKQASIMERFLKRTKTDSNPAFQNDDVPPKEIAPDLSSNKSESVTDSATLSMDSTFASSSEIVLENIRKLHFSTWRNLGQLIRSNRKQRWGLRQKPRTEIFKELKLTGSKSDANYDELGMEGLEDRPGECSSDIGSSPMNVDSSPPEAKKYSRAKQLLQFDKAHRPAFYGIWPTKSNAVGPRHPLRKDPILDYDVSSDEEWEEEEPGESLSDCDKDEDESPEDCPKSDEESEDGFFVPDGYLSEDEGAQVDGMEVDIETEGVDSTPSSKDDNENEEFYALLRHQKYLNSLTEHALRKNQPLIITNLTHNQGLLLDQSLSGTPKQEQTFLQALSMCVIPGGSYIEISIEKVQDEDHEACLPNDKGGATSLSDMAPILDSDLPIIVTTIQNCSQSINKVLGSLQQKFPSVSKSLLKNKVREVSDYVDNRWQVKKEVLLKLGLPVNPDAEKRSIAAFFFKRCLPPADGSVRPGEISPISSLKSHSGSNQEQQQSSYNI; encoded by the exons ATGTCTTCGTTTATCAATTCTAGTCAATCTTCTCTTCAAATGGCAGAACCGATGTTAATCGATCTTGACGCTAAACTCCATCCTTCGAAAGATCCAAAACCTAATCGACCCAGAAACGGTTGGAGTCGCAAGAAGGTTACCTCGATGTTGCAGAATCTGAAGACCGCTGAGGAGAAGCAAGCGTTCGTCGAATCGCTCGAAAAGGAGCTTGAAGGGTTGTTCAGTTACTACAGGGAAGTGATGGATCAGAAGGTTAGCATTGAACTTGGAGAGTGCGGTTCTAGAAACGGTGTTGTTGCTGCGCTTATGGAGGAGAGCGAGCTTCCGCTGTCGAAGCTTGTGGATGAGATTCATGACAAGTTGAAGAATGGTGATAATGCTGCAGCGGTGGAGCAAGTGACTCACGCGTCTGTGAAGAGCAGCGTGCTTATCTTGGGACAGAGGATGATGTACGGTGTGGCCAATGCCGATGCTGATATATTAGAGGACCAATCCGAATCCTgtttttggtgttgggag ACCAGGGATATGAAATTGATTCCCAAATCTGTTCGAGGACAGTTTGTCGTTCGGCGTACTTGCAGGAAAAGAATACATGAGAGGATAACAGCTGTCTCTG AAATGATATCATCAATGAAGAATCTAGAGAGTGAGCGAAATTACAACCAAGGAATATTGAAGGCATCAACAAAGCTTGGTAAAGCTATTACTGAGGCAGATATCCGTTTGTTAGTGGATGGATTGTTTCAGAAAAACAGCATAGACAT GGATAAGAAGAAAGCAAACCTAGAAGAAAAATTGCTAGTTAAGAAGCTGGAGAAAAATAGGAGggaaagtgagaaagagaaaggaagCACGACCAGTGAAATGAAAAGAGAAATGCAGCCTGGA TTAGATTCGAAATTATTGCAAGGTGAAGCACAAAATGATGAGAAAAGTGGTGAAAAGAGGAAACCGCAAAAGCAGGCAGATGAAGCAGTAAAGAGTCAGCGTCGCCGAGAGAAAGAAGAAGCTGAACTGAAAAAGAAGCGTTCTATACAAAAGCAAGCCTCAATCATGGAACGTTTTCTTAAAAGAACTAAAACTGATAGTAACCCTGCATTTCAGAATGATGATGTCCCACCCAAAGAAATTGCACCTGATTTGTCTAGTAATAAGAGTGAAAGTGTGACTGACTCAGCTACTCTTTCAATGGATAGTACTTTTGCATCAAGTAGTGAAATTGTGCTTGAGAATATTCGCAA GTTACACTTTTCAACATGGCGCAATTTAGGTCAGTTAATTAGGTCAAACAGAAAACAAAGATGGGGTTTACGTCAAAAACCCAGGACTGAGATTTTTAAGGAACTTAAGCTGACGGGTTCTAAATCTGATGCTAATTATGATGAGTTGGGCATGGAAGGACTTGAAGACAGACCGGGAGAATGCAGTTCTGATATTGGATCATCCCCAATGAATGTAGATAGTTCACCTCCTGAGGCTAAGAAGTACTCTCGGGCAAAACAATTATTGCAGTTTGATAAAGCTCATAGACCTGCCTTTTATGGTATTTGGCCCACAAAAAG TAATGCTGTTGGACCACGCCATCCTTTAAGAAAGGACCCAATCCTGGATTATGATGTCAGCAGCGATGAGGAATGGGAAGAG GAGGAACCTGGTGAAAGTCTTTCAGATTGTGACAAAGATGAAGATGAATCTCCAGAGGACTGTCCCAAATCTGATGAAGAAAGTGAAGATGGGTTTTTTGTACCTGACGGATATCTCTCAGAAGATGAG GGTGCACAAGTGGACGGAATGGAAGTTGACATTGAAACTGAGGGGGTTGATAGCACGCCAAGCAGTAAGGATGACAACGAAAACGAGGAGTTTTATGCATTACTTCGACATCAGAAATATTTAAACAGTTTGACAGAGCATGCTCTTCGAAAAAATCAACCGTTGATTATAACAAATTTGACTCATAACCAGGGTCTGTTATTGGATCAAAGTCTAAGTGGAACTCCTAAACAGGAGCAAACGTTCTTGCAGGCCTTGAGTATGTGTGTAATACCTGGTGGCTCATATATAGAAATATCTATAGAGAAAGTGCAAGATGAGGACCACGAAGCCTGTCTCCCTAATGATAAAGGTGGTGCTACTTCTTTGTCTGATATGGCTCCTATACTGGACTCAGACCTACCAATAATT GTTACTACTATTCAGAATTGTTCTCAGAGCATAAATAAAGTGTTAGGGTCTTTGCAACAGAAATTCCCATCTGTCTCAAAGTCCCTACTAAAGAATAAAGTGCGTGAAGTATCAGACTATGTTGATAACCGCTGGCAG GTGAAGAAGGAAGTTTTACTTAAGCTTGGCTTGCCTGTTAACCCTG ATGCAGAAAAGAGAAGCATTGCTGCATTTTTCTTCAAAAGATGCTTGCCACCTGCGGATGGAAGTGTGAGACCCGGTGAAATTTCACCAATATCATCCCTGAAATCACATTCTGGCAGTAATCAAGAACAGCAGCAGAGTTCGTACAACATCTAG
- the LOC107635176 gene encoding chromatin assembly factor 1 subunit FAS1 isoform X3: MSSFINSSQSSLQMAEPMLIDLDAKLHPSKDPKPNRPRNGWSRKKVTSMLQNLKTAEEKQAFVESLEKELEGLFSYYREVMDQKVSIELGECGSRNGVVAALMEESELPLSKLVDEIHDKLKNGDNAAAVEQVTHASVKSSVLILGQRMMYGVANADADILEDQSESCFWCWETRDMKLIPKSVRGQFVVRRTCRKRIHERITAVSEMISSMKNLESERNYNQGILKASTKLGKAITEADIRLLVDGLFQKNSIDMDKKKANLEEKLLVKKLEKNRRESEKEKGSTTSEMKREMQPGQLDSKLLQGEAQNDEKSGEKRKPQKQADEAVKSQRRREKEEAELKKKRSIQKQASIMERFLKRTKTDSNPAFQNDDVPPKEIAPDLSSNKSESVTDSATLSMDSTFASSSEIVLENIRKLHFSTWRNLGQLIRSNRKQRWGLRQKPRTEIFKELKLTGSKSDANYDELGMEGLEDRPGECSSDIGSSPMNVDSSPPEAKKYSRAKQLLQFDKAHRPAFYGIWPTKSNAVGPRHPLRKDPILDYDVSSDEEWEEEEPGESLSDCDKDEDESPEDCPKSDEESEDGFFVPDGYLSEDEGAQVDGMEVDIETEGVDSTPSSKDDNENEEFYALLRHQKYLNSLTEHALRKNQPLIITNLTHNQGLLLDQSLSGTPKQEQTFLQALSMCVIPGGSYIEISIEKVQDEDHEACLPNDKGGATSLSDMAPILDSDLPIIVTTIQNCSQSINKVLGSLQQKFPSVSKSLLKNKVREVSDYVDNRWQVKKEVLLKLGLPVNPEKRSIAAFFFKRCLPPADGSVRPGEISPISSLKSHSGSNQEQQQSSYNI; this comes from the exons ATGTCTTCGTTTATCAATTCTAGTCAATCTTCTCTTCAAATGGCAGAACCGATGTTAATCGATCTTGACGCTAAACTCCATCCTTCGAAAGATCCAAAACCTAATCGACCCAGAAACGGTTGGAGTCGCAAGAAGGTTACCTCGATGTTGCAGAATCTGAAGACCGCTGAGGAGAAGCAAGCGTTCGTCGAATCGCTCGAAAAGGAGCTTGAAGGGTTGTTCAGTTACTACAGGGAAGTGATGGATCAGAAGGTTAGCATTGAACTTGGAGAGTGCGGTTCTAGAAACGGTGTTGTTGCTGCGCTTATGGAGGAGAGCGAGCTTCCGCTGTCGAAGCTTGTGGATGAGATTCATGACAAGTTGAAGAATGGTGATAATGCTGCAGCGGTGGAGCAAGTGACTCACGCGTCTGTGAAGAGCAGCGTGCTTATCTTGGGACAGAGGATGATGTACGGTGTGGCCAATGCCGATGCTGATATATTAGAGGACCAATCCGAATCCTgtttttggtgttgggag ACCAGGGATATGAAATTGATTCCCAAATCTGTTCGAGGACAGTTTGTCGTTCGGCGTACTTGCAGGAAAAGAATACATGAGAGGATAACAGCTGTCTCTG AAATGATATCATCAATGAAGAATCTAGAGAGTGAGCGAAATTACAACCAAGGAATATTGAAGGCATCAACAAAGCTTGGTAAAGCTATTACTGAGGCAGATATCCGTTTGTTAGTGGATGGATTGTTTCAGAAAAACAGCATAGACAT GGATAAGAAGAAAGCAAACCTAGAAGAAAAATTGCTAGTTAAGAAGCTGGAGAAAAATAGGAGggaaagtgagaaagagaaaggaagCACGACCAGTGAAATGAAAAGAGAAATGCAGCCTGGA CAGTTAGATTCGAAATTATTGCAAGGTGAAGCACAAAATGATGAGAAAAGTGGTGAAAAGAGGAAACCGCAAAAGCAGGCAGATGAAGCAGTAAAGAGTCAGCGTCGCCGAGAGAAAGAAGAAGCTGAACTGAAAAAGAAGCGTTCTATACAAAAGCAAGCCTCAATCATGGAACGTTTTCTTAAAAGAACTAAAACTGATAGTAACCCTGCATTTCAGAATGATGATGTCCCACCCAAAGAAATTGCACCTGATTTGTCTAGTAATAAGAGTGAAAGTGTGACTGACTCAGCTACTCTTTCAATGGATAGTACTTTTGCATCAAGTAGTGAAATTGTGCTTGAGAATATTCGCAA GTTACACTTTTCAACATGGCGCAATTTAGGTCAGTTAATTAGGTCAAACAGAAAACAAAGATGGGGTTTACGTCAAAAACCCAGGACTGAGATTTTTAAGGAACTTAAGCTGACGGGTTCTAAATCTGATGCTAATTATGATGAGTTGGGCATGGAAGGACTTGAAGACAGACCGGGAGAATGCAGTTCTGATATTGGATCATCCCCAATGAATGTAGATAGTTCACCTCCTGAGGCTAAGAAGTACTCTCGGGCAAAACAATTATTGCAGTTTGATAAAGCTCATAGACCTGCCTTTTATGGTATTTGGCCCACAAAAAG TAATGCTGTTGGACCACGCCATCCTTTAAGAAAGGACCCAATCCTGGATTATGATGTCAGCAGCGATGAGGAATGGGAAGAG GAGGAACCTGGTGAAAGTCTTTCAGATTGTGACAAAGATGAAGATGAATCTCCAGAGGACTGTCCCAAATCTGATGAAGAAAGTGAAGATGGGTTTTTTGTACCTGACGGATATCTCTCAGAAGATGAG GGTGCACAAGTGGACGGAATGGAAGTTGACATTGAAACTGAGGGGGTTGATAGCACGCCAAGCAGTAAGGATGACAACGAAAACGAGGAGTTTTATGCATTACTTCGACATCAGAAATATTTAAACAGTTTGACAGAGCATGCTCTTCGAAAAAATCAACCGTTGATTATAACAAATTTGACTCATAACCAGGGTCTGTTATTGGATCAAAGTCTAAGTGGAACTCCTAAACAGGAGCAAACGTTCTTGCAGGCCTTGAGTATGTGTGTAATACCTGGTGGCTCATATATAGAAATATCTATAGAGAAAGTGCAAGATGAGGACCACGAAGCCTGTCTCCCTAATGATAAAGGTGGTGCTACTTCTTTGTCTGATATGGCTCCTATACTGGACTCAGACCTACCAATAATT GTTACTACTATTCAGAATTGTTCTCAGAGCATAAATAAAGTGTTAGGGTCTTTGCAACAGAAATTCCCATCTGTCTCAAAGTCCCTACTAAAGAATAAAGTGCGTGAAGTATCAGACTATGTTGATAACCGCTGGCAG GTGAAGAAGGAAGTTTTACTTAAGCTTGGCTTGCCTGTTAACCCTG AAAAGAGAAGCATTGCTGCATTTTTCTTCAAAAGATGCTTGCCACCTGCGGATGGAAGTGTGAGACCCGGTGAAATTTCACCAATATCATCCCTGAAATCACATTCTGGCAGTAATCAAGAACAGCAGCAGAGTTCGTACAACATCTAG
- the LOC107635176 gene encoding chromatin assembly factor 1 subunit FAS1 isoform X1, translating into MSSFINSSQSSLQMAEPMLIDLDAKLHPSKDPKPNRPRNGWSRKKVTSMLQNLKTAEEKQAFVESLEKELEGLFSYYREVMDQKVSIELGECGSRNGVVAALMEESELPLSKLVDEIHDKLKNGDNAAAVEQVTHASVKSSVLILGQRMMYGVANADADILEDQSESCFWCWETRDMKLIPKSVRGQFVVRRTCRKRIHERITAVSEMISSMKNLESERNYNQGILKASTKLGKAITEADIRLLVDGLFQKNSIDMDKKKANLEEKLLVKKLEKNRRESEKEKGSTTSEMKREMQPGQLDSKLLQGEAQNDEKSGEKRKPQKQADEAVKSQRRREKEEAELKKKRSIQKQASIMERFLKRTKTDSNPAFQNDDVPPKEIAPDLSSNKSESVTDSATLSMDSTFASSSEIVLENIRKLHFSTWRNLGQLIRSNRKQRWGLRQKPRTEIFKELKLTGSKSDANYDELGMEGLEDRPGECSSDIGSSPMNVDSSPPEAKKYSRAKQLLQFDKAHRPAFYGIWPTKSNAVGPRHPLRKDPILDYDVSSDEEWEEEEPGESLSDCDKDEDESPEDCPKSDEESEDGFFVPDGYLSEDEGAQVDGMEVDIETEGVDSTPSSKDDNENEEFYALLRHQKYLNSLTEHALRKNQPLIITNLTHNQGLLLDQSLSGTPKQEQTFLQALSMCVIPGGSYIEISIEKVQDEDHEACLPNDKGGATSLSDMAPILDSDLPIIVTTIQNCSQSINKVLGSLQQKFPSVSKSLLKNKVREVSDYVDNRWQVKKEVLLKLGLPVNPDAEKRSIAAFFFKRCLPPADGSVRPGEISPISSLKSHSGSNQEQQQSSYNI; encoded by the exons ATGTCTTCGTTTATCAATTCTAGTCAATCTTCTCTTCAAATGGCAGAACCGATGTTAATCGATCTTGACGCTAAACTCCATCCTTCGAAAGATCCAAAACCTAATCGACCCAGAAACGGTTGGAGTCGCAAGAAGGTTACCTCGATGTTGCAGAATCTGAAGACCGCTGAGGAGAAGCAAGCGTTCGTCGAATCGCTCGAAAAGGAGCTTGAAGGGTTGTTCAGTTACTACAGGGAAGTGATGGATCAGAAGGTTAGCATTGAACTTGGAGAGTGCGGTTCTAGAAACGGTGTTGTTGCTGCGCTTATGGAGGAGAGCGAGCTTCCGCTGTCGAAGCTTGTGGATGAGATTCATGACAAGTTGAAGAATGGTGATAATGCTGCAGCGGTGGAGCAAGTGACTCACGCGTCTGTGAAGAGCAGCGTGCTTATCTTGGGACAGAGGATGATGTACGGTGTGGCCAATGCCGATGCTGATATATTAGAGGACCAATCCGAATCCTgtttttggtgttgggag ACCAGGGATATGAAATTGATTCCCAAATCTGTTCGAGGACAGTTTGTCGTTCGGCGTACTTGCAGGAAAAGAATACATGAGAGGATAACAGCTGTCTCTG AAATGATATCATCAATGAAGAATCTAGAGAGTGAGCGAAATTACAACCAAGGAATATTGAAGGCATCAACAAAGCTTGGTAAAGCTATTACTGAGGCAGATATCCGTTTGTTAGTGGATGGATTGTTTCAGAAAAACAGCATAGACAT GGATAAGAAGAAAGCAAACCTAGAAGAAAAATTGCTAGTTAAGAAGCTGGAGAAAAATAGGAGggaaagtgagaaagagaaaggaagCACGACCAGTGAAATGAAAAGAGAAATGCAGCCTGGA CAGTTAGATTCGAAATTATTGCAAGGTGAAGCACAAAATGATGAGAAAAGTGGTGAAAAGAGGAAACCGCAAAAGCAGGCAGATGAAGCAGTAAAGAGTCAGCGTCGCCGAGAGAAAGAAGAAGCTGAACTGAAAAAGAAGCGTTCTATACAAAAGCAAGCCTCAATCATGGAACGTTTTCTTAAAAGAACTAAAACTGATAGTAACCCTGCATTTCAGAATGATGATGTCCCACCCAAAGAAATTGCACCTGATTTGTCTAGTAATAAGAGTGAAAGTGTGACTGACTCAGCTACTCTTTCAATGGATAGTACTTTTGCATCAAGTAGTGAAATTGTGCTTGAGAATATTCGCAA GTTACACTTTTCAACATGGCGCAATTTAGGTCAGTTAATTAGGTCAAACAGAAAACAAAGATGGGGTTTACGTCAAAAACCCAGGACTGAGATTTTTAAGGAACTTAAGCTGACGGGTTCTAAATCTGATGCTAATTATGATGAGTTGGGCATGGAAGGACTTGAAGACAGACCGGGAGAATGCAGTTCTGATATTGGATCATCCCCAATGAATGTAGATAGTTCACCTCCTGAGGCTAAGAAGTACTCTCGGGCAAAACAATTATTGCAGTTTGATAAAGCTCATAGACCTGCCTTTTATGGTATTTGGCCCACAAAAAG TAATGCTGTTGGACCACGCCATCCTTTAAGAAAGGACCCAATCCTGGATTATGATGTCAGCAGCGATGAGGAATGGGAAGAG GAGGAACCTGGTGAAAGTCTTTCAGATTGTGACAAAGATGAAGATGAATCTCCAGAGGACTGTCCCAAATCTGATGAAGAAAGTGAAGATGGGTTTTTTGTACCTGACGGATATCTCTCAGAAGATGAG GGTGCACAAGTGGACGGAATGGAAGTTGACATTGAAACTGAGGGGGTTGATAGCACGCCAAGCAGTAAGGATGACAACGAAAACGAGGAGTTTTATGCATTACTTCGACATCAGAAATATTTAAACAGTTTGACAGAGCATGCTCTTCGAAAAAATCAACCGTTGATTATAACAAATTTGACTCATAACCAGGGTCTGTTATTGGATCAAAGTCTAAGTGGAACTCCTAAACAGGAGCAAACGTTCTTGCAGGCCTTGAGTATGTGTGTAATACCTGGTGGCTCATATATAGAAATATCTATAGAGAAAGTGCAAGATGAGGACCACGAAGCCTGTCTCCCTAATGATAAAGGTGGTGCTACTTCTTTGTCTGATATGGCTCCTATACTGGACTCAGACCTACCAATAATT GTTACTACTATTCAGAATTGTTCTCAGAGCATAAATAAAGTGTTAGGGTCTTTGCAACAGAAATTCCCATCTGTCTCAAAGTCCCTACTAAAGAATAAAGTGCGTGAAGTATCAGACTATGTTGATAACCGCTGGCAG GTGAAGAAGGAAGTTTTACTTAAGCTTGGCTTGCCTGTTAACCCTG ATGCAGAAAAGAGAAGCATTGCTGCATTTTTCTTCAAAAGATGCTTGCCACCTGCGGATGGAAGTGTGAGACCCGGTGAAATTTCACCAATATCATCCCTGAAATCACATTCTGGCAGTAATCAAGAACAGCAGCAGAGTTCGTACAACATCTAG